A section of the Pueribacillus theae genome encodes:
- a CDS encoding sporulation protein Cse60: protein MMQVKLFDFEHEEDLEEALNDFLATLQEEKIVEVKYQVAVADNSKTFDTVFCFSAMVVYRSS from the coding sequence ATGATGCAAGTAAAATTGTTTGACTTTGAACATGAAGAAGATTTGGAAGAAGCTCTGAATGATTTTCTAGCAACTTTACAAGAAGAGAAAATCGTTGAAGTGAAATATCAAGTAGCGGTAGCAGATAATTCGAAAACGTTCGACACCGTTTTTTGCTTTTCGGCAATGGTCGTTTACCGCTCTTCGTGA
- a CDS encoding rhodanese-like domain-containing protein, translated as MHQPIKTITPKEVEQLLKDKKPISLIDVREDDEVAQGKIPQAKHIRLSEIPERLDEIEKDKETIFVCRSGGRSGRACEYLQALGYNVVNMEGGMLDWEGETE; from the coding sequence ATGCACCAGCCAATTAAAACGATTACTCCAAAAGAGGTTGAACAGCTACTTAAAGATAAAAAGCCAATTTCATTAATTGATGTCAGAGAAGACGACGAAGTGGCACAAGGGAAAATTCCTCAAGCGAAACATATTCGGTTAAGTGAAATTCCTGAACGTTTAGATGAAATTGAAAAAGATAAGGAGACGATTTTCGTTTGCCGTTCCGGCGGACGCAGCGGGAGAGCATGCGAATATTTGCAGGCGCTTGGCTACAACGTTGTCAATATGGAAGGCGGCATGCTTGATTGGGAAGGCGAAACGGAATAA
- a CDS encoding efflux RND transporter permease subunit, protein LLLGVVSLLNIPLKLIPNIDPPIGAVVVSYEDANPTEVLEKVTKPVETSLSTLPGLKSMQSISQEGSSLIILQFSWTTSIEDIQDDINNAINQVRVPDDAEEPRFLKFDPSQFPVIQMAVSAGKNANEFQDLVKDLERDLSKIRGVASVDVDGIRVDEINVALNQDELEKYGLSQQDVVDVIQSSNISMPGSPVTSKEERLTTRVVSTLTSVDDVKNLVVTKKVNGDDVKLSDLAKVKKQKEKQNIITRANQEDAVLLSVLQQSDANTAEVSTAFNEKLDELLDEEKYKSVETAVLFDQGDYIHQAIGSVSSSLVLGGILAMLVLFLFLRNVRSPLIIGVAIPFSVIVTFVLLYFADYSLNIMTLGGLALGIGMLVDNSIVVIESIYRHLQMGKDPKEAASIGTKEVAGAITASTLTTIAVFVPVLFISGLIGNLFKELGFTVAFSLFASLFVALTVVPMMASRFLKAQSEEFEIKRRNSKSMKWLDSATRWVLGHRFAVILMTVVLLALGGLGLTTVGTQFLPATDEGFFTIKVTHENGTPLSKTDETVGKIEDILSDEKDIQDFLSLIGSTATEGPSGSAAANEAEIFVSMVDLNKRDRSTQEFSEDIKSKVERAAGNADVSFSQQGSMGSEPNTLTFIVKADNEKNLNEYVDKVQDKISKLSDVNEVTNDKNETVEELQITVDRKKALDEGLVPAQIANVVNSVTRGQQAAQLTTDDSEVLAVHVNYDESVTENIDALKKLLIKKQDGTYTTLGDVAKIERAEGPVAINRENQQPAVQFTVKFSSQTTLGNVTKDVNEAVDDLDFPDDFDLSYTGDQELLEDSLDDLGLAFILAIVFVYLVMAAQFESLKHPFIIIFSIPLIVIGVMIALTTTRTPLGVTAIIGLIILAGIVVNNAIVLVDYINQRKEAGLRTYDAIIEAVKVRTRPILMTALTTILGLVPLALGIGEGAEIQQPLGITVIGGLISSTFLTLFFIPVLYSFFDKETRHLNKKYVTPDGQLIPAYLLEHHEEQNKEGEKEETQLPESPDVNQIEKEDLSKDDVIALLEKIVEVSKKKRDDDGDKEE, encoded by the coding sequence TTGCTCCTTGGCGTCGTCTCACTGCTCAATATTCCATTAAAACTTATTCCGAATATCGACCCTCCAATAGGAGCTGTCGTTGTTAGCTATGAAGACGCAAACCCGACAGAAGTGCTTGAAAAAGTAACAAAACCAGTTGAAACCAGTTTATCGACTTTGCCTGGTTTGAAATCGATGCAGTCCATTTCCCAAGAGGGTTCAAGTTTAATTATTTTACAATTTTCATGGACGACATCAATTGAAGATATCCAAGATGACATTAACAATGCGATTAATCAAGTAAGGGTGCCTGATGATGCAGAGGAACCGCGGTTTTTAAAATTTGATCCTTCACAGTTTCCCGTAATCCAAATGGCGGTATCAGCCGGTAAAAACGCAAATGAATTCCAGGATCTTGTGAAAGATTTGGAACGGGATTTAAGCAAAATTCGTGGCGTTGCCAGTGTTGATGTTGACGGCATCCGTGTTGACGAAATTAATGTCGCTTTAAATCAGGATGAATTGGAGAAATACGGCCTTTCCCAACAAGATGTTGTTGACGTCATCCAAAGCAGCAACATTTCAATGCCTGGCTCCCCTGTAACGAGCAAAGAAGAACGGTTGACAACGAGGGTTGTCAGCACCTTAACCTCTGTTGATGACGTGAAAAATCTCGTTGTTACGAAAAAAGTAAATGGCGACGATGTAAAACTTAGCGATCTTGCGAAAGTGAAAAAACAAAAAGAAAAACAAAACATTATAACGAGAGCGAATCAGGAAGACGCCGTGCTGTTAAGCGTCCTGCAGCAATCGGATGCAAACACGGCAGAGGTTTCAACAGCCTTCAATGAAAAGCTCGATGAACTTTTAGATGAAGAAAAGTACAAAAGTGTTGAAACCGCTGTGCTGTTCGATCAAGGCGATTACATACACCAAGCCATCGGAAGTGTTTCTAGCTCCCTTGTACTTGGTGGGATTCTTGCAATGCTTGTGTTGTTTCTATTCCTTCGCAACGTAAGAAGCCCGCTTATCATTGGGGTTGCCATTCCTTTCTCCGTGATTGTTACGTTTGTTTTGCTTTATTTCGCCGATTACAGCTTAAATATTATGACACTCGGCGGGCTTGCGCTTGGAATTGGTATGCTAGTCGACAATTCCATCGTTGTGATTGAAAGCATTTATCGCCATCTGCAAATGGGAAAAGATCCGAAAGAAGCCGCATCCATCGGAACGAAAGAAGTGGCTGGTGCCATCACCGCCTCCACTTTGACAACGATTGCTGTTTTTGTCCCTGTTCTGTTCATTTCTGGGCTGATCGGCAATTTATTTAAAGAGCTTGGCTTCACTGTCGCATTTAGTTTATTTGCTTCTTTATTTGTCGCGCTAACTGTAGTACCAATGATGGCAAGCCGGTTCTTAAAGGCGCAAAGCGAAGAGTTTGAGATCAAACGTAGAAATTCAAAATCAATGAAGTGGCTGGATTCTGCGACACGCTGGGTGCTTGGGCACCGTTTCGCCGTCATTCTAATGACCGTTGTGCTTCTTGCACTAGGCGGTTTGGGCCTTACAACGGTTGGCACGCAATTTCTGCCTGCCACAGACGAAGGATTTTTTACAATAAAAGTTACGCATGAAAACGGAACCCCATTGTCTAAAACGGATGAAACCGTTGGCAAAATCGAAGATATTCTTTCAGATGAAAAGGATATTCAAGATTTCCTAAGTTTAATTGGAAGCACAGCAACTGAAGGGCCTTCCGGTTCGGCCGCGGCAAATGAAGCTGAAATTTTTGTCTCAATGGTCGATTTAAACAAAAGAGACCGCTCCACACAAGAATTCAGTGAAGACATTAAATCGAAAGTGGAACGCGCTGCAGGCAATGCCGATGTGTCATTCAGCCAGCAAGGATCCATGGGTTCAGAGCCAAATACGCTAACATTCATTGTGAAAGCCGACAACGAAAAGAACTTAAATGAGTATGTCGATAAAGTTCAAGATAAAATAAGCAAGCTTTCAGATGTCAATGAAGTGACCAATGATAAAAATGAAACAGTAGAAGAGCTGCAAATTACAGTTGACCGTAAAAAAGCACTTGATGAAGGGCTTGTTCCCGCTCAAATAGCCAATGTGGTGAATAGTGTGACACGTGGCCAGCAAGCGGCGCAATTAACAACAGACGATTCAGAAGTATTGGCAGTTCACGTGAACTATGATGAATCAGTGACAGAAAATATTGATGCATTGAAAAAGCTGCTTATTAAAAAACAAGATGGCACATACACGACATTGGGGGATGTAGCGAAGATTGAACGGGCAGAGGGCCCTGTCGCCATCAATCGGGAAAACCAACAGCCGGCGGTTCAATTTACAGTAAAGTTCAGTTCTCAAACAACGCTGGGCAATGTAACGAAAGATGTCAATGAAGCTGTGGATGATCTCGATTTTCCGGATGACTTTGACCTGTCCTACACAGGGGATCAAGAGCTGCTGGAAGATTCGCTGGATGATCTAGGTTTGGCTTTCATTTTGGCTATCGTTTTCGTCTATCTCGTCATGGCTGCCCAATTTGAATCATTGAAGCACCCGTTTATCATTATCTTTTCGATCCCGCTTATCGTTATAGGTGTCATGATCGCGTTGACAACAACGAGAACACCGCTCGGTGTAACAGCAATCATCGGGTTGATTATTCTTGCGGGAATTGTAGTTAATAATGCCATCGTCCTTGTCGACTACATTAATCAGAGGAAAGAAGCGGGCTTGAGAACATATGATGCGATCATTGAAGCGGTGAAAGTGCGTACAAGGCCAATCTTAATGACGGCATTGACAACGATATTAGGACTTGTGCCGCTAGCATTAGGCATTGGAGAAGGGGCAGAAATTCAACAGCCGCTTGGGATTACAGTCATTGGCGGATTAATCAGCAGTACGTTCTTGACGCTGTTCTTTATCCCCGTGTTGTACAGCTTCTTTGATAAAGAAACAAGACATTTAAATAAAAAATATGTTACGCCTGACGGACAATTAATTCCTGCTTATTTGCTCGAACATCATGAGGAACAAAACAAAGAAGGCGAGAAAGAAGAAACTCAATTGCCTGAATCTCCAGATGTCAATCAAATTGAAAAAGAAGATTTGTCAAAAGATGATGTTATTGCTTTGCTTGAAAAGATTGTGGAAGTTTCGAAAAAGAAACGAGATGATGATGGGGATAAGGAAGAATAG